A portion of the Hemiscyllium ocellatum isolate sHemOce1 chromosome 42, sHemOce1.pat.X.cur, whole genome shotgun sequence genome contains these proteins:
- the LOC132834771 gene encoding growth arrest-specific protein 1-like → MLEAARVSWYSLAILACLSSVSGAESVCWQAVLRCQEEKECKWAYSQYSAACEPFLKGLRRQCPSHCIGALVKLNQTQNGPDLENCDCDQDVQCRRAKRAIEPCMPRRYRGQSPDAADLGCTAARQRCEKESVCHGAMKEYLSSCGQLFNGKRCTAVCKSTIQHLLSIPSGILLNTCVCDGVERPFCEVVKENMDKFCSIEGPSLSTATPDSEENYEYDDYEMNKTDLRPETIDGKDSPLNDSSGLETHTWCALLLLLLNLWFL, encoded by the coding sequence ATGCTCGAGGCCGCCAGGGTCAGTTGGTACTCTCTGGCGATCTTGGCTTGCCTGAGCTCGGTGAGCGGGGCCGAGTCGGTGTGCTGGCAAGCGGTGCTCCGTTGTCAGGAGGAGAAAGAGTGTAAGTGGGCGTACAGTCAGTACAGCGCGGCTTGCGAGCCCTTCCTCAAGGGCTTGAGGCGCCAGTGTCCCAGTCACTGCATCGGCGCCCTGGTCAAACTCAATCAGACCCAGAACGGCCCCGACCTGGAGAACTGCGACTGCGACCAGGATGTGCAGTGCAGGCGGGCCAAGCGGGCCATCGAGCCGTGCATGCCCAGGCGGTACCGGGGCCAGTCGCCGGACGCGGCCGACCTCGGGTGCACGGCCGCCCGTCAGCGCTGCGAGAAGGAGTCGGTGTGCCACGGTGCCATGAAGGAGTACCTGTCCAGCTGCGGGCAGCTCTTCAACGGCAAGCGCTGCACCGCCGTCTGCAAGAGCACCATCCAGCACTTGCTGTCCATtcccagtgggatcttgctgaacACATGCGTCTGCGATGGCGTGGAGAGACCCTTCTGCGAGGTGGTGAAAGAGAACATGGACAAGTTCTGCTCCATCGAAGGCCCCTCGCTGTCTACGGCCACCCCGGACTCGGAAGAGAACTATGAATACGACGATTATGAAATGAACAAAACTGATTTAAGGCCAGAAACTATAGACGGAAAGGACTCGCCACTGAATGACTCCTCAGGACTGGAGACACACACGTGGTgtgctctcctcctcctcctcctgaacTTGTGGTTTCTCTAA